The proteins below are encoded in one region of Thermodesulfobacteriota bacterium:
- the rpiB gene encoding ribose 5-phosphate isomerase B, which yields MKIIIGSDHGGFELKELIKQSLSKDMKIDFYDVGTFSSESVDYPAFGSIVAQKVQRGEFERGILVCGTGIGMSIVANRFPKVRAALCHDAYTARMSREHNDSNILIIGGRVTGKDVAMEIVKVWLTSEFQGGRHQQRLEKIADIEKAICNSQSTMPAEK from the coding sequence ATGAAAATAATTATTGGATCTGACCATGGAGGTTTTGAATTAAAAGAGCTTATAAAACAATCCTTATCTAAAGATATGAAGATAGACTTTTATGATGTTGGTACATTCAGCAGTGAATCTGTGGATTACCCTGCCTTTGGCAGTATAGTTGCCCAGAAGGTACAAAGGGGAGAATTCGAAAGGGGAATTCTTGTCTGTGGAACCGGGATTGGTATGTCCATAGTTGCGAACAGGTTTCCGAAGGTACGGGCTGCCCTGTGTCATGATGCATATACCGCAAGAATGAGCAGAGAGCACAATGATTCAAATATCCTTATTATTGGAGGAAGGGTTACAGGTAAAGATGTTGCCATGGAAATAGTTAAAGTGTGGCTTACCAGTGAATTTCAAGGAGGAAGACACCAGCAAAGATTGGAAAAGATAGCCGATATAGAGAAAGCCATTTGTAATTCTCAATCTACTATGCCTGCGGAGAAATAG